A section of the Citrus sinensis cultivar Valencia sweet orange chromosome 8, DVS_A1.0, whole genome shotgun sequence genome encodes:
- the LOC102622147 gene encoding peptidyl-prolyl cis-trans isomerase FKBP12, producing the protein MGIEKQILTPGNGPKPVAGQKVTVHCTGYGKNGDLSQKFWSTKDPGQQPFTFQIGKGSVIKGWDEGVMGMQVGEVARLRCSPDYAYGAGGFPQWGIQPNSVLDFEIQVLQVE; encoded by the exons ATGGGAATAGAGAAGCAAATTTTGACCCCAGGAAACGGTCCTAAGCCGGTTGCTGGTCAGAAGGTTACCGTCCACTGCACTGGCTAcg GGAAAAATGGCGATCTGTCTCAGAAGTTCTGGAG CACAAAGGACCCTGGGCAGCAGCCTTTTACATTCCAGATTGGCAAAGGCTCTGTTATAAAAG GATGGGATGAAGGTGTGATGGGAATGCAGGTGGGAGAAGTTGCTCGTCTGCGG TGCTCCCCAGATTACGCCTATGGTGCTGGTGGATTTCCACAATGGGGGATTCAACCTAACTCAGTCCTGGATTTCGAGATACAAGTCCTGCAGGTAGAATAA